A region of the Candidatus Uhrbacteria bacterium genome:
TGGGATGAAATCATGGCGTCCTCGACTTCCGAGGGAAAAGATCGCATATATCGGCCATTGTAGCATAGAACATCAGGCATAGAACATTTATCGCACATGCTCTATGCTCTATGCCATATGCTGCGCTGGGAGGAACCCGTCTCATTCGTTAAAGGAGCGACAGCCCCGGTGCGTAAAGCCTGGGAGAGCTTAGGTATCCGGACGATCGGGGATCTCTTGCTGACACTTCCACGCCGATACGATGACTTCTCCCAAATCGCTAAGATTGCTAATGCGCAGAATGGCGATTTCGTGACGCTCGAGGGAACCGTTGTTAAATGCATCAAGCTCAATACCTTTCGTAAGCGTTTTGCCGTTTTCAGACTGATGTTTGAGGACGAGACCGGAAAGTTGAATGCGAACTTTTTTAATCAGCCTTGGGTTTTGGAAGAATTCAAACCAGGTCGAAAAATCTTTTTGTCTGGAAAGATTCAAATTAAAGCACCTTACGGAAAAACACTCGTAAGCAAGATTTGGGAACCAGCAGAAGCCCGAACATTAGCTGCAGGAAAGGTCGCGCCGGTTTATGGTTTGGCTGGAACATTGATACAGAAAACGTATCGACGTTTGATGCAGTATGTTTTAGAGAATGTCGAGTGGCCGGAAGACGCTGTTGATAAGGCTGAACTTGATCGATTAAAACTTTTGTCACTGCAAGAGGCTGTTCGAGCTGTCCATGAACCAAATTCTAGTGAGCATGCCGAGCAGGGACGGCGCCGATTGGCTTTTGATGAAGTTCTTGGCTATCAACTTGCGCTTGGCGCTGAAAGAAAGCGCGCGACAAAAGCAGGTGCGCCCGCGATTACCTTTGATCAAATTTTTGCCAAGAAATTTGTGGAGGGTTTGCCGTATCCATTGACCGGAGACCAGAAGAAATCGGTGTGGGCGGCTTTGCAGGATATGGAGCGCGATCAGCCGATGCGTCGGCTCATCCAAGGCGATGTTGGTTCAGGAAAAACGGTTGTCGCGGCTTTTTGGCTGCGCATGTGCATCGACAGGGACATTCAGCTGTCTTGCTCGCACCAACAGATATTTTGGCGAGACAGCACGCGCTTACATTCCAGCGCCTGTTTGCAACGCATAATATTCCATTTGCGTTGGTGACGAGAACGGAAAAGAGACTCTATCAAGGCAGAAATGAGGAACCGATGAAGGTAGGGCAGATTGAATCGCTGGCGGAGCAGGGGAATATCGTGATGGTCGGCACACATGCCTTGCTTGAGAATGGGCGTTTGCCTAAGGATTTGGCTCTGGCGATTGTGGATGAACAGCATCGATTTGGCGTAGGGCAGCGTGAAGCGTTATTACTCGGTTCGCGAGATGACGGGCATGTTCCGCATCTCTTATCGATGACAGCGACGCCGATTCCTCGGACATTGGCGCTGACTCTGTACGGGGATTTGGATATTTCACTCATCGTCGAAAAGCCAGCCGGACGTTTGCCGATTACGACGAAAGTTTGTCATGGAGAGCAACGCGAGAAGGCGTATCAGGCGATTCGTGATGCGATCGGACGTAAAGAGAAAGCGTATATTGTTTGTCCGCTGATTGATCCTTCGGATGCGCTTGGAGTTACATCGGTGACGGAGGCGTTGAAGAACTTATCGAAGGGACCGCTTGAAGGGATCAAGCTTGGTTTGCTGCATGGTCGATTGAAACCAAAAGAAAAAGAAGAAACGATGGAGGCGTTTAAAAATGGCGATGTCGATGTTTTGATCGCGACAAGCGTGATTGAAGTCGGCGTGGACGTTCCGCAGGCGACAGTGATCGCTATTGAAGGCGCTGAGCGATTTGGATTGGCACAGCTTCATCAATTACGCGGACGTGTCGGAAGATCAAGCCTGCCGAGCTCCTGTTACTTGCTGACGGATACCGAAGGGCCTGGATTGGAGCGCTTGATGACGATGGAACGCGTACAGGATGGCTTCCGATTAGCAGAAGAGGATTTGAAGCTGCGTGGAAGCGGACAATTGCTCGGAACGCAGCAGAGCGGCCATGAGGCGCTTACCATCGCCAGAATTACGGATGGTGAAATTATTTCCCAAGCGAGAGATGAAGCTCGGAAAATTCTTGATACGGATCCAGATTTATCAAAACATCCGCTTTGGAAACGTGCCGTCGAGGGGATGCGGGACTCGGCTCACTTGGAATAGAGCGCAATCGCATCTTTCAGATGCTTGCATTCAGCCGGAGTAATGAAACGTGTGAAGCCGAGGCGTTTTGCTTCTTTGAGGCGCATATCCATGCGGGCTACAGGTCGGATTTCACCGGTTAAACCCACTTCTCCCCAAACAGCGAGATCGTCCGGAAGAGGTTTATCGAGTTTGGCCGAAGCAGCGGCCAGACAAATAGCGAGGTCAACCGCGGTTTCTTTTGCCTCGATACCGCCAACAGCATTAGCAAAGACATCTTGATCGCCAAAACCTACGCCTGCACGACGGCCCATGACGGCGAGGAGCAAACTAAGTCGATTGAGATCGATACCGGAGGCGCGGCGAAGGGGAGTGCCGTAGCCGGCTGGGGTTACGAGAGCCTGTAATTCGACGAGAATCGGGCGCTGGCCTTCGAGAAGGCACGTGACGACGGTTCCTGGGGCTTGTTTTGGGCGGTCAGCGAGGAGGGCGGCGCTTGGATCCTCGACAACGGAGAGGCCGGACTCGTTCATCGTTAGGAGGGCGGAGGCGTCCGTGGTGCCAAAGCGGTGTTTGGTGACACGCATCAAGCGAAACGCGTGGCTGCGGTCGCCTTCCATCATGATGACGGTGTCGACGAGGTGCTCGAGTAGACGCGGTCCGGCGAGATCGCCTTCTTTGTTTACTTGTCCAACGAGAATGACTGGCACTCCGGATTTTTTAGCCGTTTCTGCAATCCAACCTGCGCTCGCGCGGACTTGGGACATGTTTCCTGGTTCACCTGGAACTTCTGGAGCACGCATCGACTGAATAGAGTCGACGATGGTGAGGCCGGGCTTTGTTTCAGAGATGGTTGAAGCGACAACGTCGGCAGAGGTCTCATCAAGAAAGAGCAGAGACGAGGGAAGTGTTTTAGAAAGACGTTTGAGACGTAATGAAACTTGCGAAGGGGATTCCTCACCTGTGACGTATAAAACCGTTTTTCCTTGCGCAGCAACGGAGAGTGCAAGCTGGGCGAGGAGTGTTGATTTACCGATGCCAGGCTCACCACCAAGAAGCGTGACTGATCCGGAGACAAGTCCGCCGGAGAGGAGCTCGTCCCAAACGGATAAGCCGGTTTTATTACGGGGGATTTCTCCTGCGGCGGCGAGGTCGACAAAGGAGGATGTTTTACCTGGCTTTGATGAAGCGTGTTGCGTGACGCGTGACGCGTGAACCTCCTCTTCTGCGACTGTTCCCCATTTTCCGCATTCTGAACAGCGCCCGGCCCATTTCTGGTACTGGGCGCCGCAATTTGTGCAAGTGAACAATGTCTGTGGAGGTTTCATGTCAGGTTACAGGACAGGCAGATCGTGGCACGGTCGGCGTGCTCACGCCATAGCCTACGGCTGTGTCTGCCACCCCGCGCGCAAACGACATGCGTGTGTCGTGGTTGGGCGGGAGAGATCGGCCTCGACGGGCGGAGTTTTCTTCCCAGAATGTCGTAGCCGCTTCATCGTATTGCTCATTTGTTGCATTGCAACCTACTCGACGAACAACAGATTGCAGCGCTCCACCTCCGGAGTTATGGGCGAAATAGAGCAACGTCACGTAACGGTGCGCATCGGTGAGGCCGGGACAAAGACGATTAATGAGTGAGGCGCCTTGGCGCAACTGGCCGACGGAGGCCGCGGCCGTGTTGATTTCCGGGTTGACCAAACGATTGCAATCTTCTGCACGACCGTGACTGCGCAGAGCGCATGTGTCCGGACGGACTTGAAACAATCCTGTGTAACCCCAGCGATTAGTGACACATTCTCGGAAACCAGACTCCTTGTAAGCGACGGCTTTTAAGATACGCCAGTCCAAGCCGGCGCAACCGGCATACCTCTGGAAGAGGGAGTCATAGGTAGAGTCACTTCTGGAACGGCGAGGGGCATCGCACGAGGAGGATGGTGTACCTGCCGGTGCTTCACCAAATTCTTCCACTCCACCGGCTTCTTCCAACGTTACTCCCGCAACATATCCAAGTTCTAGCGTCTTTAGCTGGGTTGTTGCGGGACTGATCGTGTTTAAAATCGCAAACGCAGCCAAAGTGATAATCATGCCCATGATCGCATCGGTGATAATGCGTTTTCCGTTTTGAATACTGCCTACGCCAGCCGAGCCTACGAGATAAAGAAAGCCTCCGTATACGACCATCACGATCGCGACCACGAGGATAATGCCGGTGAGATAACGATAGACAGCGTTGATGTAGCCGGCGAGAAACGCGACACGCACGACGCCGCCTTCACGCGTCGGGGCCTCGGGAGTAAAGCCGGGGATTGGGGTGCCAAGTTGGGGGGTGATAGGGACAAACTCCGGTTCAGGCGTCTCTTCTGCCGAGGAATCGGATGAGGAGGAGGGGAGTCCAACACCGCAGGTTCTTCCCGAAATTCTGTCGCCAACACATCTGATTCCTACATTACAGTCTGCATCGCTAGTACAGGCACCTCCCATTGGTTGGCGACACGTACCAGAGACACATGTCGTGTCGCCGGCACAAGGGCGTGATTCGTTACACGATAAGCGTGTGTCGATTGTTGATGGATCAAACGGACCGCCTGATGCTCCGGTGGTGACGACGCATACGTTACGGCTAAAACCTTCCGGAGTTGCGCACGATTCCGAGGCGTTACATTCCGTTGCGGAACCAAAAATATCTGCGGGCGGAGTGCATGTCTTAAAGCAAAAACGAGAACCTACAGCTCCGATACAAATTTGTCCGGAGGGGCATGCATCCGCGGCGCCGCACGGGCCTACTTGAGCCGCAGCGGGCATTACGGATGTAAAAAGTCCTACGACGCAAATAAAGAGTGTGAGAACGACGCGCATATTTGTATTTTACATTAAAAAACCCGATGGACCAATTGATACTAAGGGTTTCCCATTGGACGCCATGCCCAAATACAGATTTTTGGATTAGCACGATTGCGTGACGACGATACAAGATTCGACAGGTATGATCTGGCGCTGCTGTATGCCTGCATTCCACTCAATGTAACCTCCAGGCCTGCATTTTCAGAGGCTCTCCGGCCTCCACCGGAAGAAATATCCCCGCGTCCACCTGAACCCATCTCCATCATCTCATACCCAAGTCCTGCGCCGCCCGTGTACATGAAAACGTGTCCAGCATTTTCACCGATATACGAAATAACATCTCCAAAACGCAGACGCGAAATAACACCATCGATATGACCTTCTGTAATTGTTCCGCCTAAGTCATCACGCTCCAGTCGAAAAACGTAGAGTGACTCGTCTGAGGGACCTTGAGGTCTACAATTTCCCCCAACATTTGTAGGCCGATTTCCCATAACACGAGTGCGTCCTTCAGATCCGGCAAAACACATGTACAGATCACGTACAGTCGTCGCACAGTCTCCGCAAAGGAGTCCAGCCGTGTTTGCCCTTGAGGTCACCAGTCGATCGTATTCAGCCCTCCAGGCGCTTAAACACTGAGTGTCGTTAGATGCAACGAGTTGATTACAGGGGCTCGTCAATCGAACGTTTCCCTCAAAGCCTTCAAGGAGCCCGCGTAGGTAATTCGCCTGACCGTGATTACCACGACAGCTTGCGTCTCCACCTCTTATATAAATCGCACCTCCCTCATCTGCGCCAACCGTTTTCCAGACTCGTACAATTTCTTTTAGTTTCTCTACCTTTTGAGGGTAAGACAGCGACATGCCGTTGCGTGACCCACAGACTGCCAACATTCGCGCTCGCCAAGTCCCGGCTTCACCGCCGGCGGGAAGGTCTGAAGCAGATCTATAAGCTTCCTCATCTCCTAGCGAGCCTAAACTTTCCTGAAGTCTAAAATCGAGCTCCACACGTTTTACAAATGCTAATTCCAATACCTTTAGATTTGTTGTATCCGGATTAATAATGTTCAAGATTCCGAAAGAAGCTAAAATGAGGAGCATCCCCACGATCGCATCCGTAATAATTTTTTTCCCTCTTTTGATTTCTCCGATTCCTGCGGAACCGCCAAGATAGAGGAAGCCTCCGTAGACGCACATAACGATCGCGATGACGAGCGCGATGGTCGCAAGATATCGATACGCGGCATTAATGTACTCTGCTAAAAATGCGACTCGAACTAGACCACCCTCTTGTGACGCTGGGGTTAAGCTGCCACCAGGAATCGGCACCCCGAGTTGTGGGGTGATCGGCACAAAGGGTACCTCTGTTACAGCCTCTTCCGTAGATTCCGATGAGGAGCTTGGAGGAGCTGAGAGTTCACAGACATCTTGTCCGATTCCGGTTGGGCGTCCGCACGATTCTCCAGCAGGGCACGCATCGATTGCGCCGCTGGCGGCTGCTGGATTGCAGGTTCTATAGCAGAGACGGGAGCCTTCCGGACCTACGCAAACTTGGCCGGGCGCACAGGTATTTGTACCACTACACGGACCGACTTGCGCGTGTACGCCCAACGGCAAAACGATCGCTGTGATGCAGATCGCGATGCGAAGGAACCGCATAGGTTTAAAAAATACGCGCCTTTAGGATCGCCCACTGGAATTCTCCTGCTTTGACGTAGCCGGTCAGGCTTTCATCGCCAATAAAAAATGTTGGGGCTCCGGTCATTCCGTGGTCTTTGGCGAGCTGGATATCGTTTTGAATATCGATGATGTGGCGGCCGGACTGAACGCACGTGTTAAAGGAGGAGACGTCGAGGCGCAGTTCCGTGGCCTTTGCCTGCAGAGATGGGAGATCGATCGTGCTCATCTTGAGGAGCGCGTCATGCATGTCCCAGAATCTGCCTTGGTCGTTTGCGCAACGTCCGGCGGAGGCGGCGAGGATGGCGTCGGGTCTGTCGCTTGCGACGGGCATATCGCGCCAAACGTGGCGGATACCCGTGGGATAGGCTGCAAGAATTGCGACGAGCTCCGGTTCCGACGCTCGGCAGTAGGCGCAGGTATAGTCGGCAAATTCTACAATGACGATTGCGTCTGTCGACGTGGAGCCGCGAGCGGGATCGGTAGAACGGATCGGGGGGAGTTGCGGCGCACCGAGTTGCGAGTCGGGAGTGTAAGCGGGACGCGTACCTGCTTGGAACGTC
Encoded here:
- the radA gene encoding DNA repair protein RadA — its product is MKPPQTLFTCTNCGAQYQKWAGRCSECGKWGTVAEEEVHASRVTQHASSKPGKTSSFVDLAAAGEIPRNKTGLSVWDELLSGGLVSGSVTLLGGEPGIGKSTLLAQLALSVAAQGKTVLYVTGEESPSQVSLRLKRLSKTLPSSLLFLDETSADVVASTISETKPGLTIVDSIQSMRAPEVPGEPGNMSQVRASAGWIAETAKKSGVPVILVGQVNKEGDLAGPRLLEHLVDTVIMMEGDRSHAFRLMRVTKHRFGTTDASALLTMNESGLSVVEDPSAALLADRPKQAPGTVVTCLLEGQRPILVELQALVTPAGYGTPLRRASGIDLNRLSLLLAVMGRRAGVGFGDQDVFANAVGGIEAKETAVDLAICLAAASAKLDKPLPDDLAVWGEVGLTGEIRPVARMDMRLKEAKRLGFTRFITPAECKHLKDAIALYSK
- a CDS encoding transglycosylase SLT domain-containing protein, with product MRVVLTLFICVVGLFTSVMPAAAQVGPCGAADACPSGQICIGAVGSRFCFKTCTPPADIFGSATECNASESCATPEGFSRNVCVVTTGASGGPFDPSTIDTRLSCNESRPCAGDTTCVSGTCRQPMGGACTSDADCNVGIRCVGDRISGRTCGVGLPSSSSDSSAEETPEPEFVPITPQLGTPIPGFTPEAPTREGGVVRVAFLAGYINAVYRYLTGIILVVAIVMVVYGGFLYLVGSAGVGSIQNGKRIITDAIMGMIITLAAFAILNTISPATTQLKTLELGYVAGVTLEEAGGVEEFGEAPAGTPSSSCDAPRRSRSDSTYDSLFQRYAGCAGLDWRILKAVAYKESGFRECVTNRWGYTGLFQVRPDTCALRSHGRAEDCNRLVNPEINTAAASVGQLRQGASLINRLCPGLTDAHRYVTLLYFAHNSGGGALQSVVRRVGCNATNEQYDEAATTFWEENSARRGRSLPPNHDTRMSFARGVADTAVGYGVSTPTVPRSACPVT
- a CDS encoding DsbA family protein translates to MDDRNRLLWLFLGIFGVLSLLLAWSLIFRAVSTFQAGTRPAYTPDSQLGAPQLPPIRSTDPARGSTSTDAIVIVEFADYTCAYCRASEPELVAILAAYPTGIRHVWRDMPVASDRPDAILAASAGRCANDQGRFWDMHDALLKMSTIDLPSLQAKATELRLDVSSFNTCVQSGRHIIDIQNDIQLAKDHGMTGAPTFFIGDESLTGYVKAGEFQWAILKARIF